One window from the genome of Pyrobaculum ferrireducens encodes:
- a CDS encoding DNA-directed DNA polymerase, whose amino-acid sequence MEIKFWPLDATYTVVGGVPEVRIFGVAEGGGRVVLVDRGFRPYFYVDCPSCDLAVVKSQLGRVAPVEGVEVVERLFLGRPRRFVKVVARVPEDVRRLREAAASLPGVSGVYEADIRFYMRYLVDMGVVPCSWNVADVEDAGERLGRLPVYRVAEWRGVVGGFPPPLRVLAFDVEVYNERGTPDPLRDPVVMLAVQTSDGRVEVFEASGRDDRGVLRSFVDALREFDPDVVVGYNSNKFDWPYLSERAKALGVPLRVDRVGGAPQQSVYGHWSVVGRANVDLFNIVEEFPEIKLKTLDRVAEYFGVMRRDERVLIPGHKIYEYWRDESKRPLLRQYVVDDVKSTYGLAERLLPFLIQLSSVSGLPLDQVAAASVGNRVEWMLLRYAYKMGEVAPNREEREYEPYKGAIVLEPKPGLYNDVLVLDFSSMYPNVMMRYNLSPDTYLEPGEPEPPSGVYIAPEVGHRFRREPPGFVPQVLRQLVELRRLAREEMKRYSPDSPEYRVLDERQKALKVMANAMYGYMGWVGARWYKREVAESVTAFARSILRDVIDYAKRLGVVVVYGDTDSLFVKRGGDVEKLVKYVEEKYGIDIKVDKDYSTVLFTEAKKRYAGLLRDGRIDIVGFEVVRGDWSELAKEVQLRVIELILKSRDAAEARRRVTQYVREVVDALKNYRFDLDDLVIWKTLDKELDEYKAYTPHLHAALLLKRRGYKVGKGTTVGYVVVKGGEKISERAVPYILVDDVKKIDVDYYIERQVIPAALRIAEVIGVKEADLKSGRVEKSLLDFL is encoded by the coding sequence ATGGAGATTAAGTTCTGGCCTCTGGACGCCACCTATACGGTCGTAGGCGGCGTCCCGGAGGTGAGGATCTTCGGCGTGGCTGAGGGGGGAGGGAGGGTCGTGCTGGTGGATAGGGGGTTCAGGCCCTACTTCTACGTGGACTGCCCCTCCTGTGACCTCGCCGTTGTCAAATCCCAGCTTGGGAGGGTCGCCCCAGTGGAGGGGGTCGAGGTGGTGGAGAGGCTCTTCCTCGGCAGGCCTAGGAGGTTTGTCAAGGTGGTGGCCAGGGTACCGGAGGATGTGCGTAGGTTGAGGGAGGCGGCGGCCTCTCTGCCGGGGGTGTCGGGGGTGTACGAGGCGGATATCCGCTTCTACATGAGGTATCTGGTGGATATGGGTGTGGTGCCCTGTAGCTGGAATGTGGCTGATGTGGAGGATGCTGGGGAGAGGCTGGGCCGCCTGCCGGTCTATAGAGTGGCTGAGTGGAGAGGCGTGGTGGGGGGCTTCCCGCCGCCTCTGCGGGTGCTGGCGTTTGACGTGGAGGTGTACAACGAGCGGGGGACGCCGGACCCGTTGAGGGACCCCGTCGTGATGTTGGCTGTGCAAACCAGCGATGGGCGTGTGGAGGTTTTCGAGGCGTCTGGGCGCGACGATAGGGGCGTCCTCCGCTCTTTCGTGGACGCCTTGAGGGAGTTCGACCCAGACGTCGTCGTTGGCTACAACTCGAATAAATTCGACTGGCCGTATCTGTCTGAGAGGGCTAAGGCGCTGGGGGTCCCGCTGAGGGTTGACAGAGTCGGCGGGGCGCCTCAGCAGAGCGTATACGGCCACTGGTCTGTTGTCGGGAGGGCTAACGTAGATCTGTTTAACATAGTGGAGGAGTTTCCCGAGATTAAGCTAAAGACCTTGGACAGGGTGGCGGAGTACTTTGGCGTGATGCGGAGGGATGAGCGGGTGCTGATCCCGGGGCACAAGATTTACGAGTATTGGAGGGACGAATCTAAGAGGCCCCTGTTGCGTCAATACGTTGTAGACGACGTCAAGTCTACCTACGGCTTGGCGGAGAGGTTGCTCCCGTTCTTGATTCAGCTCTCCTCCGTGTCGGGCCTGCCTCTAGACCAGGTGGCGGCGGCGAGCGTGGGGAACCGTGTGGAGTGGATGCTCCTCCGCTATGCGTATAAGATGGGCGAGGTGGCGCCGAATAGAGAGGAGAGGGAGTACGAGCCGTATAAGGGGGCCATTGTGCTAGAGCCGAAGCCAGGCCTCTACAACGACGTATTGGTGCTCGACTTCTCCTCAATGTACCCCAACGTGATGATGAGGTACAACCTCTCCCCCGACACCTATCTAGAGCCGGGGGAGCCGGAGCCGCCGAGCGGCGTCTACATAGCGCCGGAAGTGGGGCACAGGTTTAGGAGGGAGCCCCCCGGCTTCGTGCCGCAGGTGCTTAGGCAATTGGTGGAGCTTAGGAGGCTGGCTAGGGAGGAGATGAAGAGGTACAGCCCAGACTCTCCGGAGTACAGAGTTCTGGACGAGAGGCAGAAGGCGTTGAAGGTCATGGCCAACGCCATGTATGGATACATGGGTTGGGTGGGCGCTAGGTGGTACAAGAGGGAGGTGGCGGAGTCCGTCACAGCCTTCGCCAGGTCTATCCTAAGGGACGTGATCGACTATGCGAAGAGGTTAGGGGTTGTGGTGGTGTACGGCGACACAGACAGCCTATTCGTCAAGAGGGGCGGCGACGTCGAGAAACTCGTCAAGTACGTAGAAGAGAAGTACGGCATCGACATCAAGGTGGATAAAGACTACTCTACAGTCCTCTTCACAGAGGCGAAGAAGAGGTACGCCGGGCTGTTGAGAGATGGGAGGATCGACATAGTTGGATTCGAAGTGGTCAGGGGCGACTGGAGCGAGCTGGCCAAGGAGGTCCAGCTTAGAGTTATCGAGCTGATACTCAAGTCCCGGGACGCGGCTGAGGCCAGGCGTAGGGTGACTCAATACGTCAGGGAGGTGGTCGACGCGTTGAAGAACTACAGATTCGACCTAGATGACCTGGTTATATGGAAGACGCTGGATAAGGAGCTTGATGAGTACAAGGCCTACACCCCGCATCTCCACGCGGCGTTGCTCTTAAAGAGGAGGGGCTACAAGGTTGGGAAGGGCACGACTGTGGGCTACGTCGTTGTGAAAGGCGGAGAGAAGATCTCGGAGAGGGCTGTGCCGTACATCCTCGTCGACGATGTGAAGAAAATCGACGTGGATTACTACATCGAGAGGCAGGTCATACCCGCGGCGCTTAGGATAGCCGAGGTAATCGGCGTCAAGGAGGCCGATTTGAAAAGCGGTAGAGTTGAAAAATCACTGCTCGACTTTCTATAG